The following is a genomic window from Haloplasma contractile SSD-17B.
TAGCAGCAGAATACATACCTACCTCTAATGTTGTTCCCATTAAAGAACCGAGCATAACTTTATCTATTTTCATGTATAAAGTGCCCATAAGTCCAGCTAAAACTAAGTACCAACTCTGAGATAATACTGACTTTGCGTACTTAAAATCAATTCTCCATTTAATATTCACTTCTCTATTTCTAGAATATGCAATAAAAAGTCCTATACCTATTATAATGGCATTTACCATATATATTAACGAAAAATGTATTAGTGTACCTCCGAGTAATACTAAAACTATTTTCATAACTACCATAATAATATATGAAATCATTCTTATAATTGAGGAAATTTTAGCTTTATGATGCGCTTGAATCCAATACTCAATCACCTCTATAGCTTTAAAAACCATTGTAATTGATAGTATAAAAACTATAATATGTAAATTTCTATCATCAGCATCAATTATATTAATTATTATAATTGCTACAATTGTTAATATACTACCGCCTATAACTCTCATAACTAAGCTTGTACATAGTATTGTCCCTTCATCATAATTTTCATCAACAATAGCTTTAACTGACAATGTTTCAAGTCCTAATGTGGAAAACGCTGTAAATAAAGTTACGAATGATAATGCATAATTGTATTGACCATATCTTTCTGGGCCAAAATATCTAGCAACAATGGCTGTAACAAAAACCCCGATAACCATCGTAAATAACTTATCTACTACAAGCCACCTTGAATTCTGGATTATACGTGTTGCTAATTTATTTGCCTGTAAACGGTCTTTAAGTTTCTTTATACGTGCTTTATAACTCACTTCTTTACCTTCTTTTCGAATATATTGTTATATATATTTAATAATTGTTCAGTATTTTCTTTACGATTGTGAATTTTCAAAGCACTTAATCTAGCATTTTCTGAAAGTTCCAGTGCGAGTTTATCATTAGAAAATATTTTATCCACATAGAATGCTAACATATAAGGGGCATCATGCTGATACAAATAGCCATCGTATCCACTCTTAATTCTATCAGTTACTCCTCCAACATAAGATGCGATTGTTGGGACACCAAGAAGCTTTGCTTCACTCACAGAATTAGATTCATTTTCTATAGTTGATGGATTAATAAAGGTATGTGAATTCAAAAATCTTTCGCACATTTCCTTCTCATTTAAAACTCCAGTAAAGCAAACATGATTTTCTAAATCGTGTTTATGGACAAGTTTGATTATATATTTTGCATAAGATGTATGACGAAGTTTATCTCTAATCGTATCAGATTTCAAGAAATTGTGACCGGCTACATATAATTTCACACTGGGATATTTCTTCTTTAGGATGAATAAAGCATCTAACATATTATGAAGACCCTTTATCGGATAATATGCTTGACTAATAAATATCGAATATTTCTCACATTCTTTTAGTGACCATTCATTTTTATAAAACTCATTTCTGAGAGTTTCATTACATTTATAATAACTCGCATACGGGTTAACTTGAGTAGTACATGCTTTATCCCATGTTGTTCTTCCTATTATGTTATCAGCAATCGACAATGCTTCTATTTCAAATAAACCTCTTTGTCTAAACTTCTCTTGTTGTTGTAATATATTATCTTGCTTAATAAAATCTCTAGTCGTAATTTTTTTTATTGCTGAAAGTGGTAGATTTGATAAATAATGTTTCGCAATAATTGATGTTAATCCTTGTATTGAGATAACATGTTTTAATTTTCTTTCCTTACATAATTGTAAAAATGCTAAACTGTGCGGATATTCAGTTCCCTGGATATGAACAATATCTGGCTTAGCATGATTAAGAATTGATAATAGTTTTTTAGTATCTGAAATTTTTCTATTGTTAGTATTAGCTGAAAATGCGTAATAAGTTATTCTTTTCCCCTCAATAACTTTATATCCACTCACATCTTTATGTGGAAATGCAATTGTTAGGTTAACATTATTACTTTTCGATAAAAAATCAGATGCATTCACCAACCATCCACCAAACGGAATTACTTCTTTATTCATTAAATTACTAGCTTCTGGTAGTGGTAAATTTATAATCCATAAAATATTCATAGCTCACCTCTAAAGTGTTAACTAATTTTTTTAAATATTTCTAAATATTTTTTAACCATTCCATTTATAAGACAAAATGATAAAAACATAAATGGAACTCCTTCTAGTATTGGTTCAACCATAAAATTCAAAATAAATGCTAAGTAAGTACTAAAAAGTAATATTTTTAAATCAATAGAAATATAATTATTTCTTATAACCTCAAGTAAACTATACATTACTTGAAGTGTGTATAATACTAAGAAAATAAAAGGAATTAAACCAGTAGCATATATTACATCAAGCCATAAATTGTGAACATAATTTACATTTCCTAAATGCATTCTGTATCCCCCTAAAGGATATCTCACAATTTGAACTAAAACATTTTTGTATGCTTCTATTCTTGGATCATCTGTTAATTCCATACTATTAGATCTCAAGTACCATGTAGAACTTTGAATAAATTCTTTAATATTAAATATGTTACTAGTATAAAACACAAATATTATAAGTAAAATGAATAAAATGAAATTTATAACTTTAAATCTATTTTGATCGAATTTTTTACATGAAAAATTATAAAGTACGATATTAGCAGCAAAATTAATAAGTAATATTGCAATTGCTGTTCTATTCCCCAATATAAAAGCAACAAACAAGGAAAAGATAATTAATAAAATAATTAGAAAACCAAACTTCTTATTTCCTTTATTTGTTATCAAAAGTATTGAATAGAATAATAGTCCTAACATCAAAGTAAACTTTGTTCCTTGAATAGTTGCTGTAAATTCGACTCCAGTCCAAATATCCGGAATAATTCTTGGGCCTGCCACTGTAGAGATAAAACCATACCTCTGAAAATATTTAATCATATTTAAAGTACCATGAATAAAGTTACCCATAATAATCATTAATACTGTTTTGAAAATAAAACCTGTATTACCTTTTACTACAGTATATCCCATGAAGTAAATTGTAACAGGACCAATCAAATAAGTGAACAGTGCTCCAATACCACCATATGTATATTGAATTAATAATAAATAATACGCAATTGAAAAAAGCCAAATCAGAACAAATTCTGTAGTTATTCTAAATCTTGACTTTTTATAAAACGCTACAATAATACCACCAGTAAAAAGACTTAAAAGTAAGAAGTTAGATTTTGCCATAAAATTAAGTGATAAAAAGAATACTACTAAATACCATAACCAATCAAGATTTTTACGCTCTAATAACATACCATTGAATTTTTTATCTGTATTAATCATATTAGATATTCCTTTTTAGTTGTTAAATTAATTATTTTATTTGCTTGTATTATATTATTTTTGTTTTCTAAAACAAAACTCTTGGCTAGCTTACCTTTTTTGTGTAAATCTTTCTCATCACTCTTTAGAATATCGTCAAGGGTTTTAGTCATTCCTTCAGTAGATTCATCATGAAATAAAAGCACATATTCATAATATTCTTTAGGCATACCAGGAAGAGGTGTTGTTAATATTGGTGTTCCAGATACCATATATTCCATATTTTTTGATGGAAATGAATACTTTGTAAACTCTTCATCAGAAGGTCTAGGATTAACAAGCAATGTCACTTTTAATTGCTCCTTTACTATAGTATCGTTGGGAACAACACCAAAATATTTAATCCTATTATCTCTCTTTTCATATTCTTTAATATCATCTTCCATTTCTCCTGAACCATATAACCACAATCTTGCATTATCATTATTTAACATTATAAAAGCTTCAATTAATTTTCTTATACCAGCTTTTTCTTTGAGTGAGCCCGCATACATTATTATTTGTTCTTTATATTTGTCATATAAAGAATTTGAAACTTTACACATATTAAAGTCAACCATCCCTTCAATAACTAAATACGGCTTTTTATTGGGATTAATAAAATCATTCATCTGATATGTTAATATAGTATATACATCATATTTTTTTACAAAATATTGACTCAACTTTGTATAAATAGAAGAAGTTATTTTTTTAAAAAATGATCTTTTACCACTATTATAATTTCGCATATAGCTAGGTATATCCGTAACAATTGCGACATTCTTAACTCCAGTAATTTTTGATGCAAATAAAGCTGAAAGAGAGATTGATAGATTTAATATATCGCAAACTATTATTCTTTCTTCACCTCTATTTTTGAAAATCCATTTTAGTGTATTAATAAAACCGGTAATAAAAATATGTATGTGTCTAAAGATTGGATTGTAGAAAATCTTTAAATACTGATAAGTAATATTTTCATTCACTTCAATATTATTAAGTAGTTTAAGACTCCTATTTGTAGTGGGATTAATTGGTGGTCTAGACATCACATGAACACTTTTAACTGATTTAGCTGCACCTTTACTTAATAAATCATGAAATTTCTGGGATTGTTGCTGTGGTTTAATTTCACTATTTTCAAATATTTTTTTAAACCTCACATCAGAGCATAATGTTGAAACATATAAGATATTCATCATAACACCTCAAGTAAAATATGTTTAATACTGACCTCAACTATGTTAATTGAGTTCAATACTTTTTTTTGCAATTTTAGAATACAAAAAATTATGAGCTGCATGATTTTCAGCAAATAATTTCATTTTATTATATTTATCTTTGTCAATTATCAATTCTTCTACAATATTTTTTATTTCACTGATAGAATCCTCATACAAAAATCTACAATTCTCACCTAGATTAATGTGATCCGTCCCTTCCCAGTGTTTAACTATCAAGGGGATTCCCAAAGCAACAACTTGCTCCCAAAAAACTGAATGTCTACCTGGAAAAACAACTAAATCTGCAGAACCGAAATATTTATAACTTTCTTCTGGTTCAACCCATCCTACATATTGAATTTTTTTACCATCAACAATATTATTAACTTCGTCTTCCAATTTACTTATAATTGATCCAAATACAATTAATTTTACATTTTCTATTCCTAATTCTTTAACTGCTTTCATTAATAGTATAGTTTGTTTCTTTGCTTGATCAATTTTGCCACCAGTTACAATTAAAAAATCTGTTGGCTCTATTTTAAATTTTTTCCTAATGCTTTTTTTTACAGATTCACTGGTTGCTTCAAGGACCTTTTCATCATCCGCACCCATAACTAATAATTTTATTTTTTTAGTTGGAATTTTGTATACATCGTGCAAAAAATCTGCTCTTGCAGGTAAGACACCATAAAAAACATTTGTATAAGGTTCTATCATTTTAGCAGTAAAACGCCAAAGGATCTTATGCAAAAAATTACGTGAAAAGAAATTAGTAGCACTATTAGAGAAATCTGCATGATTGTCGACAAATACTTTAACATCTGGATGCTTTTTCAAGTACTTTATAATTGTATAAATATCTAAAAATTGAACACCGTGAATAAAAATTATTTCTGGAGATTCTTTTTCTAAAGTGTTATACAAGTTTATGTATTTTTTGAACCTATAATGAAAGGGTTTATCATTTTTTATTTTTATTCTAATTGTCTTTATTTCATTTTCATTGATATAAGAGTCTCTATCATCTAGAATCAAATTACCATTTGAGTTGTAAATGTATTTTGATGTTATCATTACAACTTCATGGTTATTAATCTTATGATATTTTGGTAATAAATTATCTTGATATGTCCAATAATCTGTAACAGGACCACATAATGCTACATGTACTATTTTCATAAGTTAATGGACCTCGCTTTCAATAGGTTAATATAAGTTAATTTACTTATTTAAAAGTGTTAGCATTTTTTCTGATAAATTCACACTATTAAAAGGATCAAAAAATTCGACTCTATTATAATCATCCAAGATTTCACGAGAAAATGCACAGTCTGAAGCAATAATAGGGGTTTGATGCATTTTAGCTTCTAATAAAGGCAAACCAAAAGTCTCGATAAATGATGGAAATAACAAAACTGATTTTGAGTAAAAATCATATACTTTTTCAATACTAATCATACCTATAAAATCAATGGGTAAATTTTCATTATCAATAAATGCCTTTAGACTTGATATATGACTGTTCTCATAACCATTTAAAGTGAATACTACTTTAAAGTTATTTATCTTTTTATCATGAAGTAGCTTACATGCTTTCACTATAGCATCATGATTCTTATAAATCATACTGCCTGCCGGGTAGAAAAAAAGTTTTATGTTTGATTTACTTGGTTTATATTGTTTTTTTATCTCTACCTTAATTTCTGGTTGTTTCAGTACTAGCTTTTTTTTACTAATTCTAGTTTTCTTTATCACAGCATCTATAATCCATTTGCTCTGAACAATTACTTTATCAGCTTTCCTTATTGATTTAAAAATCATTTTACTGATTATATTTTGATAAACCCAAAATTTAAAATTTTCAGTTACACCATACCTTTTTTCAGCAAAAGGTAATGACTGATGTAAATATAATGTTTGCCTTATCTTAACTTTAGGAACAAGAATATTTTGTAAAGATAATACTTCATCTACATCATAATTTTCTACAAGTTTGTGTGCTACAAAATTATCAAAATACAACCTATGAAACCAACTCTTTTTTATCCAAGGGTAGTTTAAAACTTTAATATTTTCGTACTCATTTAAGTTTGGTGTACTAACAACAAAAATCCATTCACTATCTTTATCCTTTATTGCAGCATCATAATATTGTTTAAGTATCGTTAATGCTCCACCACTTTCGGCTGGAACATCAAAGACCATTATTTTCATTTAAAAATCCTCCAAACAACTCTGTTTACATAGTCAGTATAGGATAATATAATCCTCAGCACCTTATCTGAAACATTTGGGATACTATAATCTGCCACTAATCTTAAGGTATCGTTCTCTTGTGTAGTCAATATTTCTAACCCTTGTAGAATCCTTTCTTTCTTTAATCCGATCATCATTGCAGCTGCTTCTTCCATAGCTTCTGGTCTTTCATGGGCTTGTCTTATGTTTAGTGCCCTAAATCCAAGTATAGATGACTCTTCACTTATAGTTCCACTATCACTGAGAACTGCTATAGCACAAGCTTGTAGTTTTATATAATCATTAAAACCTAAAGGTTTCATTGTCTTAACTAATGAATTGAATTTAATTCCTTTTACTTCAATCATTTTTCTAGTTCTTGGATGTGTACTAATAATAACAGGCATTTTATATTTTTCAGCTATTGCATTTAAACTATCGACTAAATTTAAAAAATTTTGTTCAGAGTTAATATTTTCTTCTCTATGTGCTGAAACGACAAAGTAATGTTCTTCTTTTAGATCTAATCGCTGTAAAACGTCTGATTTTTCTATATCATTTTTTCTATTGTTAATAACCTCAAACATGGGACTTCCAGTTTTAATGATACGGTCTGCAGGCAATCCTTCTCTTAATAGATATTCTCTTGCAATATCACTATAGGTAAGATTTATATCTGAGATGTGATCTACTATTTTTCTATTTGTTTCTTCAGGTACCCTTTGATCATAACATCTATTTCCTGCTTCCATATGAAATATTGGAATTTTCTTTTTCTTAGCAGCTATTGCACATAAACAACTGTTAGTATCTCCTAGCACTAAGAACGCATCAGGTTTTACTTCTTCCATAATGGGATCAATTTTTATAAGAATGTTACCTATTGTTTCCATTGCTGCCCCAGTAGCTGCATTGAGAAAATAATCAGGCTTTCTTAAGTTAAAATCTTTAAAAAATACTTCATTAAGTTCATAGTCATAATTCTGTCCTGTATGAACAAGTATGTGTTCAATTGCGTCAGATTCTTCTAATTTATTAATTACAGCTGATAATCGAATTATTTCTGGTCTAGTTCCTACCACTGTCATCACTTTTAGTTTTTTCATAATTTAACCTCCAAGTAATATGTATCTGGATTTTCAGGATCAAAGCACTCATTTGCCCACATAATTGTGACCATATCTGTTTCTCCTAAATTTTCTATATTGTGTGTGTATCCAGTTGGAATATCTACTACTTCTAATTTATCTCCACTTACAAAGTATTCAATAATTTCATTAGAAATAATTTTTCTAAATCTTATAACTCCATTACCACTCACAACAAGAAATTTCTCATTTTTTGTATGATGCCAGTGATTACCTTTAGTTATACCTGGTTTCGATACGTTCACAGATACCTGTCCTCTATCTTGTGTCTTTAAGAATTCTGTAAATGAACCTCTGTTATCTTTATTCATTCTTAGTTCATAACTAAAGCTATCTTTTGGTAAATAACTTAAATAAGTACTGTAAAGTTTTTTCGTAAATTGATCTGACATATTCGGTATAGAACGATCCTGTCGAGAATTTTTAAAGTTGTATATTAAATCAACGATTTCACCAAGAGTAATCGTATGTACCTTAGGAATTACGCAATAATCTCCATCGGTATGCTCATTTCCTTTTAGTGCTCCTATGAGTTCTATTACTACATCATCAATATATACTAAATTCATAATCACACTTCGATCATTTACAGTAATCGGTAAGTCGTGTGCAACATTATGACAAAATGTTGCTACGGCACTGTTATAATTTGGCTTACACCATTTACCAAACACATTAGGGAATCGGTACACTAGAACTTTTGCTCCAGTTTCCTTACTATAATTAAACAATAAGTCTTCTCCAGCCTTCTTACTCTTTCCATAAGGATTGTCTAACTCAGCCTGAATAGATGATGAAATCATTACTGGACAAGTATTTTTATATTTTTTTAAAGTTTTTAGAAGAATTGATGTAAAACCAAAGTTTCCTTCCATAAATTCCGATTGCTCTTTAGGGCGATTCACACCAGCTAGATGGAATACAAAGTCTGCCTTTTCACAATATTCATTTAATAATGATGGTTCAGTATCTCTATCATACTCATATACATGTTTATAACCAAAATTCTTTAATTCAGCGATAAGGTTTTTGCTAATAAATCCTTTAGATCCGGTGACTAAAATTCTCATTACTTATTCCACCCTTTTAACTCTTTCTGAACATAATCAAGTTCTAATAATTTTTCTTTAATTTGATCTATGTTTAATCTTTCAGTGTTATGAGAGTTATACTCCTGTTCAGAGGATAATTTTTCATCACCTTTAACAAAATATTTGTCGTAATTTAGATCCCTTTTATCAGCTGGTACTCTATAAAACCCTTCTAAATCTTGTGCAACAACGTGCTCTTCTTTAGTAAGAAGTGTTTCATATAACTTTTCTCCATGTCGGGTTCCTATAATTTTAATTTCATTATCCACATTAAATAATTCTTTAATTGCCTGTGCTAAATCACCAATTGTAGATGCTGGTGCTTTTTGAACCATGATATCACCTGGTTTTGCATTTTGGAATGCGAAAACAACAAGTTCTACAGCCTCTTCTAAACTCATTAGGAATCTCGTCATATTAGGATCTGTTACCGTGATAGGTTGTCCATTTTTAATCTGGTCAATAAATAATGGTATAACAGATCCTCTTGAAGCCATTACATTCCCATAACGAGTTCCACAAATAAGAGTTTCATCAGATAATACAGTCTTTGATTTAGCGACAAAAACCTTTTCCATCATTGCTTTTGATATTCCCATAGCATTAATAGGATAAGCAGCCTTATCTGTAGACAAGCATATTACTTTTCCAACATTTCGTTCAATTGCTGCATTTAATACATTGTCAGTACCAATAACATTTGTTTTTACTGCTTCTAATGGGAAAAATTCACATGAAGGTACTTGCTTTAATGCTGCTGCATGAAAAATATAGTCGACTCCATGAATTGCATTTTTAATGCTCTCCAAATCACGTACATCACCAATATAGAATTTTAATTTATCATTTTTATAGAGTTTGCGCACATCATCTTGTTTTTTCTCATCACGAGAGAATATACGTATTTCTTTAATATTAGTATCTAAAAATCGGTTCATAACTGCATTCCCAAAAGATCCTGTGCCACCTGTAATTAATAATGTCTTACCATTAAACATTTATTTATCCTCCAATTCTATTAATGCTTCTTCTAACTTTTTTATAAATATTTCTTTATTATACTTTTCATTGTAATAGTTGTAAGAATTTTTACTTAATATTTCTTTATTATCCACTTTGCTAAACTTTAATATAAGTTTGGCTAATGATTTATAATCTTCTGCATCACAACAAAAACCACATTCAGAGTCTTGTATTACTTTTTGACCCTCGCCATTAATTGCACCTATTATCGGTTTTCCAAAAGCCATATAAGATTGAATTTTTCCTGGTAAAGTATTTGATATATTATCATTATCTTTTAAAGTCACTAGCATCGCATCTGCTTTGCTATAAAATTTGGGCATATCACTTAATGGTCTTCTTCCGTAAAGTTTGACACTTTTTAATGATAGGGTTTTTATTAGTTTCTTGCATTGATTTAATTTAGAACCGTCTCCTACGATATGAAAAATAATATTCTTATAGTCCTTTAATTCATAAGCTGCTTTTATTATAGTTTCTACACTTTGCATATCTCCTATGTTTCCTGCAAAAACAAAATCATAAGTGTTTTTTGCATATGTACTATTGTTTTCCGAGAAATATTTTTCAGAAAATAAATCTTCAGCATACTGTGGTAAATGGTCAATATCATTTGAATTTATTTCTAAAGTATTTTCAAAATACTGCTTAAACATGCTTGAAGTAACTGTGATTTTATCTGCAGACTTATAAATAAATTTCGATATTCTATGAAATAAATTGTATATAATAGAATCTTTTTTTAGTCCACCTGCAGCTAAACTAGCAGGCCATAAGTCCAAACAATATAAAAGTATTTTTTTCTTATGTCTTTTTTTATAAACAAGCGCTGGAATCCCACTCATAATAGGTGATAATTGATTGAATAAAATTACATCATATTTATCTTTTGTAAAATAAGCTTTTATACTAGCCGATATTGAAAAACTAAAATAATTCAAAAATAATTTAGACTTACAATTTCCTCTTCCAATTTCGAATGTTCTTTTAATTATTACACCATTTATAATTTCATATCTATTCTTTCCAAACTTATACTCTGGTAGTACTTTACCTTCTGGATAGTTAGGAAGACCAGTTAAAACTGTAACGTTATGATCTTTTTTTACAAGTGACTCACATATATCTGTTATTCTAAAAGGCTCAGGATGATAATATTGTGAAACAACCAAAATATTCATCATAAAGGCTCCTAACAAATTTAATAATTATTATTTTATTGATTAAGTATCTTATTTTCCAAGTTTACCAGTACCTCCTTCAATAACACCATCACTCTTTATGATACTTATTATTGTTCCAAAAAAGCATCTAACATCCATGAATAATCCTATCTTATTTATATATTCTCCATCTAATTCCGCCTTCTCTTTAATCGGCAATTCATCTCTACCATTAATTTGAGCCCATCCTGTTAAACCAGGTAGAACGCTATTAGCTCCGTACTTTTCTCGTTCCTCTACTAAATCATACTGATTCCACAACGCTGGTCTTGGGCCTATAATACTCATTTCACCTTTTAATATATTAATAATTTGTGGTAATTCATCGAGACTCGTTTTTCTTAAGAGCTTACCTACTCTAGTGATATATTTTTCAGGGTTATCAAGCAAATGAGTTGGAGTGTCTTTCGGAGTGTCAATTTTCATCGTTCTGAACTTTAAGATGTTAAAGTAAATTTTATTAATTCCTACCCGTTTTTGCCTAAACAGTATAGGTCCTTTGGAGTCTAGTTTTATAGCTATAACCAATAACATTATAAACGG
Proteins encoded in this region:
- the wecB gene encoding non-hydrolyzing UDP-N-acetylglucosamine 2-epimerase; the protein is MKKLKVMTVVGTRPEIIRLSAVINKLEESDAIEHILVHTGQNYDYELNEVFFKDFNLRKPDYFLNAATGAAMETIGNILIKIDPIMEEVKPDAFLVLGDTNSCLCAIAAKKKKIPIFHMEAGNRCYDQRVPEETNRKIVDHISDINLTYSDIAREYLLREGLPADRIIKTGSPMFEVINNRKNDIEKSDVLQRLDLKEEHYFVVSAHREENINSEQNFLNLVDSLNAIAEKYKMPVIISTHPRTRKMIEVKGIKFNSLVKTMKPLGFNDYIKLQACAIAVLSDSGTISEESSILGFRALNIRQAHERPEAMEEAAAMMIGLKKERILQGLEILTTQENDTLRLVADYSIPNVSDKVLRIILSYTDYVNRVVWRIFK
- a CDS encoding glycosyltransferase, which gives rise to MKIVHVALCGPVTDYWTYQDNLLPKYHKINNHEVVMITSKYIYNSNGNLILDDRDSYINENEIKTIRIKIKNDKPFHYRFKKYINLYNTLEKESPEIIFIHGVQFLDIYTIIKYLKKHPDVKVFVDNHADFSNSATNFFSRNFLHKILWRFTAKMIEPYTNVFYGVLPARADFLHDVYKIPTKKIKLLVMGADDEKVLEATSESVKKSIRKKFKIEPTDFLIVTGGKIDQAKKQTILLMKAVKELGIENVKLIVFGSIISKLEDEVNNIVDGKKIQYVGWVEPEESYKYFGSADLVVFPGRHSVFWEQVVALGIPLIVKHWEGTDHINLGENCRFLYEDSISEIKNIVEELIIDKDKYNKMKLFAENHAAHNFLYSKIAKKSIELN
- a CDS encoding capsular polysaccharide biosynthesis protein CapF, producing MRILVTGSKGFISKNLIAELKNFGYKHVYEYDRDTEPSLLNEYCEKADFVFHLAGVNRPKEQSEFMEGNFGFTSILLKTLKKYKNTCPVMISSSIQAELDNPYGKSKKAGEDLLFNYSKETGAKVLVYRFPNVFGKWCKPNYNSAVATFCHNVAHDLPITVNDRSVIMNLVYIDDVVIELIGALKGNEHTDGDYCVIPKVHTITLGEIVDLIYNFKNSRQDRSIPNMSDQFTKKLYSTYLSYLPKDSFSYELRMNKDNRGSFTEFLKTQDRGQVSVNVSKPGITKGNHWHHTKNEKFLVVSGNGVIRFRKIISNEIIEYFVSGDKLEVVDIPTGYTHNIENLGETDMVTIMWANECFDPENPDTYYLEVKL
- a CDS encoding glycosyltransferase; protein product: MKIMVFDVPAESGGALTILKQYYDAAIKDKDSEWIFVVSTPNLNEYENIKVLNYPWIKKSWFHRLYFDNFVAHKLVENYDVDEVLSLQNILVPKVKIRQTLYLHQSLPFAEKRYGVTENFKFWVYQNIISKMIFKSIRKADKVIVQSKWIIDAVIKKTRISKKKLVLKQPEIKVEIKKQYKPSKSNIKLFFYPAGSMIYKNHDAIVKACKLLHDKKINNFKVVFTLNGYENSHISSLKAFIDNENLPIDFIGMISIEKVYDFYSKSVLLFPSFIETFGLPLLEAKMHQTPIIASDCAFSREILDDYNRVEFFDPFNSVNLSEKMLTLLNK
- a CDS encoding flippase, translating into MSYKARIKKLKDRLQANKLATRIIQNSRWLVVDKLFTMVIGVFVTAIVARYFGPERYGQYNYALSFVTLFTAFSTLGLETLSVKAIVDENYDEGTILCTSLVMRVIGGSILTIVAIIIINIIDADDRNLHIIVFILSITMVFKAIEVIEYWIQAHHKAKISSIIRMISYIIMVVMKIVLVLLGGTLIHFSLIYMVNAIIIGIGLFIAYSRNREVNIKWRIDFKYAKSVLSQSWYLVLAGLMGTLYMKIDKVMLGSLMGTTLEVGMYSAATSIAEMWYFVPLAIITSFRPIIMNNKSISKLKYEKSVLVQYTIITWLSIAFGFFMLIFSDLIIDLLYGQDYYKAAKILSISVWAGIFAMIGSASSTWLITERLHKYKTIFVFSGAVVNIALNLFLIPRFGGYGAAIATLASQFIANIFTPLFFTKMRPNIIMIFKAVSLYILRKNKK
- a CDS encoding glycosyltransferase family 4 protein, with the protein product MNILVVSQYYHPEPFRITDICESLVKKDHNVTVLTGLPNYPEGKVLPEYKFGKNRYEIINGVIIKRTFEIGRGNCKSKLFLNYFSFSISASIKAYFTKDKYDVILFNQLSPIMSGIPALVYKKRHKKKILLYCLDLWPASLAAGGLKKDSIIYNLFHRISKFIYKSADKITVTSSMFKQYFENTLEINSNDIDHLPQYAEDLFSEKYFSENNSTYAKNTYDFVFAGNIGDMQSVETIIKAAYELKDYKNIIFHIVGDGSKLNQCKKLIKTLSLKSVKLYGRRPLSDMPKFYSKADAMLVTLKDNDNISNTLPGKIQSYMAFGKPIIGAINGEGQKVIQDSECGFCCDAEDYKSLAKLILKFSKVDNKEILSKNSYNYYNEKYNKEIFIKKLEEALIELEDK
- a CDS encoding glycosyltransferase family 4 protein, producing the protein MNILWIINLPLPEASNLMNKEVIPFGGWLVNASDFLSKSNNVNLTIAFPHKDVSGYKVIEGKRITYYAFSANTNNRKISDTKKLLSILNHAKPDIVHIQGTEYPHSLAFLQLCKERKLKHVISIQGLTSIIAKHYLSNLPLSAIKKITTRDFIKQDNILQQQEKFRQRGLFEIEALSIADNIIGRTTWDKACTTQVNPYASYYKCNETLRNEFYKNEWSLKECEKYSIFISQAYYPIKGLHNMLDALFILKKKYPSVKLYVAGHNFLKSDTIRDKLRHTSYAKYIIKLVHKHDLENHVCFTGVLNEKEMCERFLNSHTFINPSTIENESNSVSEAKLLGVPTIASYVGGVTDRIKSGYDGYLYQHDAPYMLAFYVDKIFSNDKLALELSENARLSALKIHNRKENTEQLLNIYNNIFEKKVKK
- a CDS encoding glycosyltransferase, with amino-acid sequence MNILYVSTLCSDVRFKKIFENSEIKPQQQSQKFHDLLSKGAAKSVKSVHVMSRPPINPTTNRSLKLLNNIEVNENITYQYLKIFYNPIFRHIHIFITGFINTLKWIFKNRGEERIIVCDILNLSISLSALFASKITGVKNVAIVTDIPSYMRNYNSGKRSFFKKITSSIYTKLSQYFVKKYDVYTILTYQMNDFINPNKKPYLVIEGMVDFNMCKVSNSLYDKYKEQIIMYAGSLKEKAGIRKLIEAFIMLNNDNARLWLYGSGEMEDDIKEYEKRDNRIKYFGVVPNDTIVKEQLKVTLLVNPRPSDEEFTKYSFPSKNMEYMVSGTPILTTPLPGMPKEYYEYVLLFHDESTEGMTKTLDDILKSDEKDLHKKGKLAKSFVLENKNNIIQANKIINLTTKKEYLI
- a CDS encoding polysaccharide biosynthesis protein, whose product is MFNGKTLLITGGTGSFGNAVMNRFLDTNIKEIRIFSRDEKKQDDVRKLYKNDKLKFYIGDVRDLESIKNAIHGVDYIFHAAALKQVPSCEFFPLEAVKTNVIGTDNVLNAAIERNVGKVICLSTDKAAYPINAMGISKAMMEKVFVAKSKTVLSDETLICGTRYGNVMASRGSVIPLFIDQIKNGQPITVTDPNMTRFLMSLEEAVELVVFAFQNAKPGDIMVQKAPASTIGDLAQAIKELFNVDNEIKIIGTRHGEKLYETLLTKEEHVVAQDLEGFYRVPADKRDLNYDKYFVKGDEKLSSEQEYNSHNTERLNIDQIKEKLLELDYVQKELKGWNK